The Chryseobacterium suipulveris genome window below encodes:
- a CDS encoding type II toxin-antitoxin system RelE/ParE family toxin, producing the protein MLANWIARNKSKSYSIKLNKLIIDTLSQVAENPTIGRKTEFENVRVRIVRDYLLFYEYDAKQIKVLTIWDGNREGTTLKIK; encoded by the coding sequence ATCCTTGCTAATTGGATTGCGAGGAATAAATCCAAAAGCTACAGCATAAAACTTAATAAGCTGATAATCGATACTTTAAGTCAAGTAGCCGAAAACCCTACAATCGGTAGAAAAACTGAATTTGAAAATGTGAGGGTCAGAATTGTCAGGGATTATCTCCTGTTCTATGAATACGATGCAAAACAGATAAAAGTCTTGACGATTTGGGACGGAAACAGAGAGGGTACAACTCTGAAAATCAAGTAA
- a CDS encoding oxygenase MpaB family protein, which yields MGGYDFGYLNKPLIFTGALKKGAVKRLKDTLEFWVHVTRENALKVNSDAYQLIVRTRLMHSYARLTINKKAENWNAEKWGEPINHWDMIATYTGFSLVFMQGLKKLGIKISEEEERGVFHLWKYVGYLLGIPAENLPENKREATEQLYLWSSTQDKADGDSAQLAKALLDENLTNTIYPFQFQRKLLLRLHQSMNRFLLDQEVNDRLKIPQVSFPSFFPKIVIRANRISERIFDIKKPDGYQKLVDFGNKNQMKVLDDYIKHTPKDFHY from the coding sequence ATGGGTGGTTATGATTTCGGCTACCTGAACAAACCGCTCATCTTCACGGGTGCTTTGAAAAAAGGTGCAGTAAAAAGATTGAAGGACACCCTCGAATTCTGGGTGCACGTGACGAGGGAAAACGCATTGAAAGTGAATTCTGATGCGTACCAGCTCATCGTGCGGACACGTTTGATGCATTCCTATGCAAGATTGACCATCAATAAAAAAGCAGAAAACTGGAATGCGGAAAAATGGGGAGAACCGATAAATCATTGGGATATGATTGCGACCTACACTGGTTTTTCGCTAGTGTTTATGCAGGGTTTGAAAAAATTGGGAATTAAGATTTCTGAGGAGGAAGAACGCGGCGTTTTTCACCTGTGGAAATATGTCGGATATCTTTTGGGAATTCCCGCTGAAAATCTTCCTGAAAACAAACGGGAGGCGACAGAACAGCTTTATTTATGGAGTTCCACGCAGGACAAAGCCGATGGTGATTCTGCCCAACTTGCGAAAGCACTTTTAGACGAAAACCTGACCAACACGATCTATCCTTTTCAGTTTCAAAGAAAACTTCTGCTTCGACTTCACCAAAGTATGAACCGCTTTCTCCTCGACCAGGAAGTAAATGACCGGCTGAAAATCCCGCAGGTTTCTTTTCCGTCGTTTTTCCCAAAAATTGTGATCCGTGCAAACCGAATTTCAGAAAGGATTTTTGACATCAAAAAACCGGACGGCTACCAAAAACTCGTCGATTTCGGCAACAAAAACCAGATGAAGGTTTTGGACGACTACATCAAACACACCCCGAAAGATTTTCATTACTAA
- a CDS encoding alpha-amylase family glycosyl hydrolase, translated as MMKYFYSLIVAIILPFFAVAQQTITYSVNPPSFDETDAISVTFTVNETAFGVGSSHALYLWAWSFDSNNVSMDAPTNGTWTASNAANKLTYVSSSAGMGTYTFTMNTVKSFYGNRPNPLSKIGFLVKTLNGSVQSQDIMLNVGRFQFNLTNPLAGSTNIVSSGTVVNITGTASMPANYVIKANGTPVYSSSAASTSLSYGYTVTQDATIDVVATNAADGTVVTKSFTVSLSIPVDSAPMPAYMRQGINYDPNDPTKVGLALYAPGKPYVHVIGSFNNWTVSGNYLMKRDTTNTNLYWIEVSGLTPQQIYTFQYRIADGTRVADPYSTLVLSPYDDQWINQNATVYPNLPPYPAGQDFEVSVVQTQKPAYPWVVTNFAKPAKENLIVYELLVRDFTAQQTWQSLIDKIAYLKTLNINAVELMPVMEFDGNNSWGYNTGFHNALDKAYGTPEKFKEFIDVCHQNGIAVILDIALNHATGRSPLVRMWMNDPDGDGYGDPSASNPYFNQVATHSYGVFNDFNHSKAETKYYVNRVLEQWIKEYKVDGFRWDLTKGFTQNCTAGDDACTNNYQQDRVNILKAYADYQWSWDPTSYIIFEHLGTDSEEAQWANYKIGEGKGVMMWDKQTNPYNQNTMGYATGSNFNRVKYTAHGFSERRALSYGESHDEERIMYKNLNFGAAGANTLAAALERQKSYGAVFLTVPGPKMIWQFAELGFDKSIFTCVNGTVNTDSDSIPGDCKLDPKPSAFGLGYDVDTARKSVYDTWAKILAIRLSNEVFNTKNFTVESGNLMPRIYITNTAAASALQNVVILANFTTSTQNIVPNFPIGNKTWFNLMDNTSFFVSDTTAPITIEAGGFRIFGDGSALATEETETVKNAVSLTVLQNPVTNGVANIRYSNADNGTLAIYDLGGKLVKSQKVSKSKGDETISVNGLSSGIYLIQLKSDKGMAVAKMIVK; from the coding sequence ATGATGAAATATTTTTATTCATTAATTGTAGCGATTATTCTGCCGTTTTTCGCTGTAGCACAGCAGACGATCACTTATTCGGTGAATCCGCCTAGTTTTGACGAAACAGATGCAATTTCAGTAACTTTTACTGTTAACGAAACAGCTTTCGGTGTGGGAAGCAGCCACGCTCTTTATTTGTGGGCTTGGTCTTTTGACTCCAACAATGTGAGTATGGATGCACCAACCAACGGAACCTGGACTGCATCCAATGCCGCAAACAAACTGACCTACGTTTCCAGTTCCGCTGGAATGGGTACCTACACTTTTACCATGAATACGGTGAAGTCCTTTTACGGAAACCGACCTAATCCTTTGTCAAAGATCGGTTTTCTGGTAAAAACACTCAACGGTTCAGTACAGTCGCAGGATATTATGCTGAATGTGGGGAGATTCCAGTTTAACCTGACCAATCCGCTTGCTGGAAGTACCAATATTGTTTCCTCCGGAACGGTAGTTAACATCACAGGAACAGCTTCAATGCCTGCGAATTATGTTATAAAAGCGAACGGAACACCAGTTTATTCGAGTTCTGCAGCTTCAACTTCATTAAGCTATGGTTACACGGTTACTCAGGATGCAACTATTGATGTCGTTGCAACCAACGCTGCAGACGGAACAGTAGTTACAAAATCTTTTACCGTTTCACTTTCAATTCCCGTAGATTCTGCGCCAATGCCTGCTTATATGAGACAGGGAATTAATTACGATCCGAATGATCCAACTAAAGTAGGACTCGCTCTTTATGCTCCTGGAAAACCTTACGTACACGTAATTGGAAGTTTCAATAACTGGACGGTGAGCGGAAATTATCTCATGAAGAGAGATACTACTAATACCAACCTTTACTGGATCGAGGTAAGTGGACTTACTCCTCAACAAATCTATACTTTTCAGTACAGAATTGCGGATGGAACCAGAGTTGCAGATCCTTATTCTACTTTAGTTTTATCGCCTTATGATGACCAGTGGATTAACCAGAACGCCACGGTTTACCCGAATCTTCCACCATATCCTGCAGGACAGGACTTTGAGGTTTCGGTGGTACAGACTCAGAAGCCGGCTTATCCTTGGGTGGTGACCAATTTTGCGAAACCTGCTAAAGAAAACCTTATTGTGTATGAACTCTTGGTTCGTGACTTTACTGCACAGCAAACTTGGCAATCGTTAATCGATAAGATTGCTTATTTAAAGACACTCAACATCAACGCGGTTGAATTAATGCCTGTAATGGAATTTGACGGAAATAATTCTTGGGGTTATAACACCGGCTTCCACAATGCTTTAGACAAAGCTTACGGGACGCCAGAAAAATTCAAGGAATTTATCGATGTATGTCACCAAAACGGTATTGCGGTAATTCTTGACATTGCTCTTAACCACGCGACAGGAAGAAGCCCGCTTGTAAGAATGTGGATGAACGATCCGGATGGTGATGGTTATGGCGATCCTTCTGCTTCTAACCCATATTTCAACCAGGTTGCAACGCACTCTTACGGTGTATTTAATGATTTCAACCACTCCAAAGCAGAAACGAAATATTATGTGAACCGAGTTTTGGAACAGTGGATCAAAGAATATAAAGTTGACGGTTTCCGTTGGGATTTGACCAAAGGTTTCACCCAAAACTGTACTGCGGGAGACGATGCGTGTACCAATAATTATCAGCAGGACCGGGTTAATATTTTGAAAGCTTACGCAGATTATCAGTGGAGTTGGGATCCTACTTCTTATATTATCTTCGAACACTTGGGTACCGATTCTGAAGAAGCGCAGTGGGCGAACTACAAAATTGGTGAAGGAAAAGGAGTGATGATGTGGGACAAGCAAACCAATCCTTATAACCAGAACACGATGGGTTATGCGACAGGAAGTAACTTCAACAGAGTAAAATACACCGCACACGGATTCAGCGAGAGAAGAGCTTTAAGTTACGGAGAAAGTCATGACGAGGAACGAATCATGTACAAGAATCTGAACTTTGGTGCAGCTGGTGCAAACACTTTGGCCGCAGCTTTAGAGAGACAGAAATCTTACGGTGCGGTTTTCCTTACCGTTCCTGGTCCGAAAATGATTTGGCAGTTTGCGGAACTCGGTTTTGACAAGAGTATCTTCACTTGTGTAAACGGAACAGTAAATACCGATTCCGATTCAATTCCTGGAGACTGTAAACTTGATCCTAAACCGTCCGCTTTCGGATTGGGTTATGATGTCGATACTGCCAGAAAATCGGTTTACGACACTTGGGCAAAAATCTTGGCAATCCGTCTTTCAAACGAAGTTTTCAACACCAAAAACTTCACCGTGGAATCTGGAAACCTGATGCCGAGAATCTACATCACCAATACCGCTGCAGCAAGTGCTTTACAGAATGTGGTGATTTTGGCAAACTTTACCACTTCAACCCAGAATATCGTTCCTAACTTCCCGATCGGGAACAAGACCTGGTTTAATTTGATGGATAATACTTCGTTCTTTGTTTCTGATACTACGGCTCCAATCACCATCGAAGCAGGTGGATTCCGAATCTTTGGTGACGGTTCCGCTTTGGCGACAGAAGAAACCGAAACTGTGAAAAATGCAGTGAGCTTAACAGTTCTGCAAAATCCTGTAACCAATGGCGTTGCGAATATCCGTTACAGTAATGCAGATAATGGAACGTTGGCAATTTATGATCTTGGAGGAAAGTTGGTGAAATCACAGAAAGTGAGCAAGTCAAAAGGCGACGAAACCATTTCAGTAAACGGACTAAGCTCTGGAATCTATCTGATCCAGTTGAAATCCGACAAAGGAATGGCAGTAGCAAAAATGATTGTGAAGTAA
- a CDS encoding DUF488 domain-containing protein: MKTIFTIGHSNHPFETFLEMLKSFEIEVLADIRRYTGSRKYPYFNKDVLEKNLPENGIAYLHLEDLGGRRKVQPNSHNTAWKLDSFKGYADYMETESFRNAVKELEKIATTKKLCYMCSEAVWWSCHRSMVSDYLKNDGWNVQHIMGIAKSQEHPYTKPAKIENGKLVYTA, from the coding sequence ATGAAAACCATCTTCACCATCGGTCATTCCAACCACCCTTTCGAAACGTTTCTCGAAATGTTGAAATCCTTTGAAATAGAAGTTTTGGCCGATATCAGAAGATATACTGGTTCCAGAAAATATCCGTATTTTAACAAAGATGTTCTGGAAAAAAACTTGCCCGAAAACGGAATTGCGTATCTTCACCTCGAAGATTTGGGAGGAAGGAGAAAAGTGCAGCCCAACTCGCACAACACCGCATGGAAACTGGATTCCTTCAAAGGTTATGCGGACTATATGGAAACCGAAAGTTTCAGGAACGCCGTCAAGGAACTGGAAAAAATCGCAACAACGAAAAAATTGTGCTATATGTGTTCAGAAGCGGTTTGGTGGAGCTGTCACCGATCAATGGTTTCAGACTACTTGAAAAACGATGGATGGAATGTTCAGCATATTATGGGAATCGCAAAAAGCCAGGAACATCCCTACACAAAACCCGCAAAAATAGAAAACGGAAAATTAGTTTATACCGCATGA
- a CDS encoding SIMPL domain-containing protein (The SIMPL domain is named for its presence in mouse protein SIMPL (signalling molecule that associates with mouse pelle-like kinase). Bacterial member BP26, from Brucella, was shown to assemble into a channel-like structure, while YggE from E. coli has been associated with resistance to oxidative stress.) → MNIEKTEYSKGADLLLELKSIAVEKSKITAQRLAKPLNQKIGKAIYISDVNTVSNALQGQVPGVRIRGMASLYGSKAENPIYTEFQKVKFEVQVNVKYQLE, encoded by the coding sequence GTGAATATTGAAAAAACCGAGTATTCAAAAGGAGCTGATTTATTGCTCGAACTAAAATCAATAGCGGTAGAAAAATCTAAAATAACCGCTCAAAGACTTGCTAAGCCATTAAATCAGAAAATAGGTAAGGCAATTTATATCTCGGACGTTAATACGGTTTCAAACGCTTTACAGGGACAAGTTCCCGGAGTAAGAATTAGAGGAATGGCTAGTCTTTACGGAAGCAAAGCAGAAAACCCTATCTATACAGAATTCCAAAAAGTAAAATTTGAGGTTCAGGTAAATGTAAAATATCAGCTTGAATAA